A single window of Nicotiana sylvestris chromosome 3, ASM39365v2, whole genome shotgun sequence DNA harbors:
- the LOC104241905 gene encoding TATA-box-binding protein isoform X1, which yields MAEVGLEGSQPVDLSKHPSGIVPTLQNIVSTVNLDCKLDLKAIALQARNAEYNPKRFAAVIMRIREPKTTALIFASGKMVCTGAKSEQSSKLAARKYARIIQKLGFDAKFKDFKIQNIVGSCDVKFPIRLEGLAYSHGAFSSYEPELFPGLIYRMKQPKIVLLIFVSGKIVLTGAKVRDETYTAFENIYPVLTEFRKNQQ from the exons ATGGCTGAAGTGGGTCTAGAAGGGAGCCAACCAGTGGATTTGTCTAAGCACCCATCTGGGATTGTGCCTACTCTTCA GAATATCGTCTCAACTGTCAACTTGGATTGCAAGTTGGATCTTAAAGCTATTGCATTGCAAGCACGTAATGCTGAATACAATCCAAAG CGTTTTGCTGCTGTTATTATGAGGATAAGAGAACCAAAGACTACAGCTTTGATTTTCGCATCTGGAAAGATG GTTTGCACCGGGGCAAAGAGTGAACAATCATCTAAGCTTGCAGCAAGGAAG TATGCAAGGATAATCCAGAAGCTTGGGTTCGATGCCAAATTTAAG GATTTCAAGATTCAGAATATAGTTGGATCCTGTGATGTGAAATTTCCCATTAGACTTGAAGGTTTGGCGTACTCGCATGGTGCTTTTTCAAGT TATGAACCAGAATTGTTTCCAGGATTGATATACCGAATGAAGCAACCCAAGATTGTGCTGCTCATTTTTGTGTCTGGCAAGATTGTCCTCACTGGAGCAAAG GTGCGGGATGAGACATATACTGCTTTTGAGAACATCTACCCTGTGCTTACAGAGTTCAGGAAGAACCAGCAATG A